The DNA window ATGTTTGGGTATCATCAGAACCCAGTCACATTTTTCCTATGTTTCATCCATTTCACAGACATGTCTCAAACATATATAACATATATTACACACCCTCTCTGCTGTCCTTTGGGTTTTAGTTGTTGTAATTTTGAACCCTGTAGGATTTTCTTTGAGATTTAATATTACTGGAAAAAATCCTTCAAGACATCTGTCGGTCAGCTCTGTGTTGTTAGGGTGTGTTGTGGAATTAGAATACTAGAGTTGACCAAATCAATCTATGTAGAGCTGACTTCAGCTCCTTTTCATAGTATATACACACCAAAACTTCCAGCCACAGTGAGTTTATTGCAATTCCTATTGGCTCTCTCCCTTTTGGCTCACCTAATAGAATGGCTGCCTGTGAAGCACCAGAGTCCCATTTTGAGTCTTGGCTGAGACAATATGCAAGCAGCAAATCCAAACTGGCACTGGGAACCCTGCTAATATGCTAAATCTGTTCTAGTGTTTGACCACCAGTTGGCAGGCACAAGGCACTTCTATAATGACTACTGAAAACGTTATACCTGTTAAATGGACAatgtcaggttaaaaaaaatgttctattTTTTAGAATTTCCTATGTTACAAACAAGACTTTAGATTAAAactcaaataatttaaaaaatctaaaatattactatttattttgcatttttctcaTCCCGGACCATTAAAATAGACTAATCAGTTTCACTCTtatttctagtcagtttctgaCTTTCATGCACCTGAAAAATACTTGAATTTATAGACTTCCTACTAGTGATAAAAGCCATTGAAGTAAAGCTTGCATAGGCTGACTGGAATTAGAACCTGTAAATTATAGTACAACCTGAAAACACATGGACAATTAACAGCTATTAATATTGGTTTCTACTAGCAACACCAATACCAAAAATCAGAGATGTGAAGTTTAATTTGTATTCTAAACAACATAACTGAAGAGTGCTTATCAATACTGCAACAGCTCTGTTattttactaaaaatcaagactCATTTCTATCAATTGCCTTGCTTctacataaataataaaaagtatTTTTCCAAAATAGTGATGTGGGCTTATCTATCTTTGCTTGACAGATATTGAAATTTGGACTGTATATTTATCTTTAGAGTGGAATAACAAGTCCACTATCATCGTGTGAAAACATAAGTTTGCCTCTCTTTTCTCCTTTGTTCATAAAACTGCTgctaaattaaagaaaaatagcAGAAAAAGTTGAAAACAAGATAGCTACTAGCACTAGAGACACTGGCAGTAAGTCTGATCATATTTTAGCAGGCCACTATTTATcaggttttaattttttaattaatttaaatcaTTATTGTTAGTTgtggggactggatggctcaaggGACTGATAATGGAGTAATTTCACCATTAGGTCACTGCCTCAAATCCAACACAGATAGTGATCAAAAGTCATTATTTTACATTAGCTAAAGGCTATTCAGTGACTACCATGAGACAGTTTGGTGATCTAGGTCAAGTTCCTCGAAAAAATGAGTCCACAGCTAAGTTGCCACTCAAATAGATTTTCTTGCAGTAGTTAGGAAAGAGGACAATGAAATATATTCAATATTAAATTATATTAATCAAGATAACCATTCATTTCCTTAGATTTCCTTcagctggattttttttgtcACATTTAAAACACCTCAACCCTCATAGCACAAGAACTTGAATGCTATAATAATGTTACATATTGACAGAGAGAATATAATCAAAATTAAGTTAATTATGGCCAAAGTACAGCAGTGTTTTATCTCTGAGACAATTATAAGAGAAAACAAGTGGGCAGTCCTTAAGACTTGGATATTTTCTAGGCTGCAAAAAGGTGAATATTTCAGAGGCAACACCTACTCAAGAGTACTTAGATTTTCTAACTACAGCGTAAACTGAATAATACAACTTTAAAAAATCAtataaaacaaattatttaaaagataCTTCCTTACATTACTATAACTGACAGACTATATCAAATCTAATGTACTCTTCTCCATTTTTACAATTCATTTGGCTTGCACAATGAAAGAACTAGacattttcacttttgtttcttgaCAGCTTGTAAGTTTCACTTCTTGGCTCTAAGTCGGTATTAGCATATAAAGTCTTTAAACTGCAGAGAAATGTTTAATCCAAAAAGTATGAAAAGCTCTTTTTATTGATTTATTACATTTCATGAAGACATTTCTAGCATTTTGTAAAATCTTTCACACACACCtccaaaaaaaagttaaattttgCACTTAAACTACCTTTAACTATCCTTTTAAAACTTTACATCTTGTATCTGATTTTGTTGTACCAACATGcttggggggagggcgggggggggatgaaATGGACTGTGTGTCCAGACTGTATATGGCCTTGGTCTACACTTGTGCCTGGGTGCCTATACAAACCATTCAAACTTCTATCATACTTTGACTGTTGTCATAAAGTATTTCTTATCATACAGTTGAGAGCAGTTAAATCTCCATTCATATAATTAGATCTGGATTAGGTTATGAAACCAAAATTTAAGAGATTTAAAATTCAAAGAGGCACTGTCAGTGGCTACTGGTGACTGCAGCTCTTTACATTTAAGGACCCACCCCCAATAAACCCAGGACATAGGTATTTTTTAGTTAATGAATGTAAATGCTGAGAGACAACACATTAGAGTACTGTTTCTATGAGAAAGACCAATATTTAAGAACAAGAATCCTATTCCAATCAAACAGGAAGAGTAGAAGGAGAATGCAATGTGCATAATGTGTTATGTGTAAGATTTGTCATTACAACAAATTCAGTAAGAAGTTATCATTTTAACAGTGTTACAACCCTAACTCTGAGGGGAAATAGTTTTGGCAGTATTGTTCCAAGTTCAGACTTTGATAGAAAAAATTCCATGCAAAGTTTCAGCATGGATCAAATGCTTTATACCTGCATTATACAGCTGCCTATTGGCACTGGCTTGatgtaaataaaacaattttgtttGATGCCAAATTTAGCAGTTAGACATGGTACAAGCATTAAGATTGTTTCCTTAAATCTCTAAAGCATACAGGACAGTCATCATTTACAAGATATGCTTACTACAAGTTATTTCTATTTGCAAAGACATACTTTTTCTGAGCTGTCATTCTTCATACTAGGTAAAGAAGAACAagtcagagagagaaaggggtgtGGTCTCAGCACAGGACCAACAGACGGGGACTCCTAAATTCTAATTCCTGCATTGCTAACAATTCTCACTGCAGCTGGGCAAGTCACAATCGCTCTCTCAGTTTCACCACCTGTAAAATGAAGCTAAAAATATTTCCCTATCATAGAGGGGTGTTGTGAACATTAGTTACAGTTCATCTTGCTATGGTATTGTGCAGATGGAAAAACACTATGAGCAtgatccagagcccattaaaatcaatggaccCACTGACTtttgtgggctttggatcaggccctgtaagtgctaagtattattgtaCTAATGCCAGTAAAATATGTATGTATTTTATAAGTTTCAGGAATGCATTCTACCACACCATTTAAACAGGACAGCACTTTGTCTTCAAAGCACTCCACAAGCTATGTAATACTTCAGAAATAATCATAAGCAGTTGACATGGTTTTGGCATAGGAATCTGTATGGTAGAAAAGCTGTGGCAAGAATATGTTAAAACACTTCGGTATACAGACCGAGCCTTGGCAGTCTGCAAACAAACTATTGATAGCAGTCTCACAAACCAACACTTATTTTAGTAAAGAAAGAAATTTTGAAGTTACTTATCACtgctaattttatattttaaaaagtgtttataaAAGGCTTTTACCTCAGCCTTGCTTCACAATGGTTGCATTTAGAAATATCAGCTATTATTGTCAGCCTCACTGTAACAGAAAAAGAGAGCTGATTTCATAATGGAAAttgactgaatttcatctgctgacAAAATTAGTTCAAGTATAGGTTTTGTTGTAACATCATAGCCAAAGGGGGCTAATTAGAAACCATGTACTGTGTATACAATTGTACATGTGTGATTCTGAATAAAAAAACTGGGTTTACTTGCAGGATCATTAAAGTCAAAGGACAGTGTACAATAACTTCGTAAATTATAATACTGCAAAGTTCAAGAGAAAATTATTGAATTATCCACAAGTTAAACACAATTTGTGACTACCACCAACTCATAGTTTAGGCTGTATCAGTACATTGACTGGTAATGTGTAAAAAGAAGTATAAATATTGAGTAATACATTAGACTTTGATCCTGCAACTGGGTCCATATAAGCCAGTGGCATGATCAGGACTTTAATTTGTGTGTGGTTAGTAATTTATGCTAAACTCTTCTACAGTTCATTCAGTGGGACAGGGACAATAATAATAGAGAGAAACTTTGAAATTTAGAAAAGAATACCGAAGACCAATACTCCAATACCTAGAAAACATTAGGATCTACTCACAGCTGTACAAGTTTTTGCACTGGCTTATAAAAAGAACACTGTGACTACAAAAAGCAAAATTATTATTCTACAGGCAGAGCCACAACAGAGCAGAGGAAATCCAGCTCACAAGAGGCAATGGCTGGAGGTGTTTTGCTTTCAGGGGTGTTGGAGGGAAATGTGCTCATTGGCAAATTGtgcccccactcccccttttGAAACTCTTCCCAAAACAGATCTCCATGCATTCTTCTCTGCATAGGTAGAACAAGACCACCATGGccttgtcccctgactatccAGATACCCCTTGTGAGTAATTCAGTACTGCAGGCACCTTCCTTCCATGTGTTTgtttacagcaggggtaggcaacctatggcacgcatgccgaaggtggcacgcgagctgattttcagtggcactcacactgcccaggtcctggccaccagtccggagggctctgcattttaatttaattttaaatgaagcttcttaaacattttaaaaactttatttactttacatacaatagtttagttatatattatagactgatagaaagagaccttctaaaaacgttaaactgtattactggcacgcgagaccttaaattagagtgaataaatgaagactcggcacaccacttctgaaaggttgctgacccctggtttacagAGTGCAGACAGCCAAATCATGGCTGGCTCCTATGGAGGTTTTGGAGGTATACCATGTGGAGAAAGGGACCCCCTATTCCCACTCCTCCTACGTGCACTGGGCAGCCATAACTTAACCCAAAAAAATCACCTTTATAGGGGGACTTTCATACTGTGGTAGGTTTGGCAGAACTATTACACAAAAAGCAATACTTTGCAGGAGGTGGAATTGCTGATATGTTCGGATAAGAGATCTCTTCCTCCAAACTTAGCTTCTTCTGCCAGATGATGCAATTAAGTCATACTTCTGTGGCTGGGTGGGTCACCCCTCATCATGGAAATAATGTCATAACCATTTAGGGCTGGATTATCAAAAGCACCCACGTGAGTTACGAGCACAAGTATCACTGAAAATCGGAAACATTATGACTTCTCAGTAGATTCAAACAGAAGGGAGGAATCCTGGATCTAATGCATATTGTCCAGGAACCCAAATCAGCAGGAAGTAGTGTGAGACAGCACATGCAAGGTTATTACATCCAtgtttaaatataatttaatattGTACCTCGTATGACAGTCCCTTTCTAATGATTAACTCAATATTTCAGAAAATGTCTACATCTGCCTGTTTTGCTTTATCTTCAGTGTTTACTGCTACTTTTTGAGACATCTTTAAAAGAAGGCTCAAAGTAACCTGACATTTTCAGCCAATTGACAAATCCTCTACATATGGCAAAAGCATGTATTCATTCATTCAGCTGCATTTGTACCTATTTTAAGCCAACATAAGGGCAGGAAAAGAGTAGCTAAAATGATCCCTGTGTACAGTTTGCAAGGAATATTGGGGTCTTGTAGGATGGATGACTATATATTCTAGGAAAGAAAGATCCCTTCCACTCCACTACCCCCAAAACTTTAGTACATGATTTAGAAACAGCTAATATGGTTCTTACAACCTTACAAGTAGCACCGGAGTGCAGTAACTGTCATTAAAATTCCTAGGATATTAGAGCATACAAGGGGAAATCCTAAACTGATTAAAATACAATGCAACTGGCTAAGAAGAAAGCAGGGAATTATGCCAGTTTACAAACCACATAAAGCCTGCCCCCAACAGTTTATCTTCCGAATGTAACATTAAaataatgtcaagtatcagaggggtagccgtgttagtctggttctgtagaagcagcaaagaatcctgtggcaccttatagactaacagacgttttgcagcatgagctttcgtgggtgatgcaagcttgcatccgaagaagtgggtattcacccacgaaagctcatgctgcaaaacgtctgttagtctataaggtgccacaggattctttgctgcttctattaaaATAATGAATTACCATGGAGGTTAAAAATCAAGAAAGCCCTGTCTTGATGGGCAAAAGTGTGTGTTTTTCAACTGAGTTAGTTTAACACAACTAAAAAGTCATGTTAAGATGCAGGCTAATAAGTTTGAAGTTGCGTTCACTGGCTGTGTTACAGTATAGTGGGGGAACCCAGACTGCAACATGGCCAGCTAACACAGCTTCAAACACATTAGCTTGCATCTTAACAAGGCTATTCTGTCATGCTAAGTAAACGCGACTGAAACACACACCCTTTTTACCTGTCAAGATATACCCAAGGAAGAACGGCcaatgggaggggggagggattcTTCTTAGGCAATGTGAAACATGAACAATTCTGTTACTTCTCAAACATACATTGAGATCAAGTAAGGAGGAAAACAAATCACTTGAACAGGATATGAAAGCATATATATAAAAGAGTAATATATTAATAAACATAAAGCATAGCACTCTGGCTATCGCCAAGGATCAGGAGCTGGGAGATTTTTTTGCATTGGGGATCTGGCATGggtcttcctgtgtgaccttgggcaagttgcttcaccTCCGCTTCCCCAGCTGTAGAATGGGGCTACCAGTCTCCTCTCGCCAACcattgcccccccgcccctggatggggaaaggcagagcACTGCTACGGCTGTGTACCTGTCTGTCATACCTCCCACCCAAGGACCTCCACGGCAGGCCCGCCCCAGgctcccacccccaggggctATTTAGCGCCCGCACCTGCCCCCTCCACAGGGACTtacaccctcccccgccccagaggAGCGAGGCCAGAAGCAGGGAGAGAAACTGCGGCGCTTCCCCAGCGGGAGCGGCAGGGGTGGGCAGGACGAGTCCCACCACAGGCGGGCACCGGGAGCAGAGCGGCGACGGGAACGTGCCAGGTAAGCGGGAGCCCCCGCGGGGCGAGGCGGGGaaggcccgggggcggggggtccccaggAGCCGCCGCCCCCAgccgaggggagagcccaggagcagggaggggagcagcGGCCGCCTCTGAAGGCCTCggggctcccaggagcctcccctacgccccgagcccggtacctgGCTGCTGCCCTAGGGGCGCTGAGGCTGCGCCCCCCCCATGCCCGGCTCTGGAGGCCCCGATGCGAGCGGCTCAATCCGGCCCGGCCGCCATGTCAGCCGCGCCGCGCACTgcattgtgggggggaggggggctcacaCCTCCGCCTGcccggagggagggggatggcgGCACCTCCAACCCCGGCCCCTCCCGCCCCGTCCCGGGGGGCTCGAGGCGGGGCAGCCCCTGACCCCCCACTGCAAGGGAAAGGGGGCGTGGCTGACCCCTAGAGaaacctctgccccccccaccccagggatttaaagggcccacgGGCCTATGATGGGCCCCTGTCAATGCAGTCCCGAGGAGGCTCCTCTCCTGGCCTCGCACCCCCGCTCCCCAGACCGGGACAGGTGGCTCCGAGCCTGCCGTGTCGAGGCAGCCGGCTGCGGGGTTTGCCCCACGCCGACGAGCCCTTCGCCAAGCGGGGCCTACTGGgagtcccagccctgctgctctgccttaGGCCCTGGTGTCTGCTCGGGGGAAGGTGCCTCCCCCCATCACCAAACCACTCTGGCCTCTCTCCAGCTGGGGACTGGGTCTGGGCCCCTATAGCCTGGCAGCCGCTTCCCAGCCCTCGACAGGGGCATGACTGGCCTGTGGGGCTCGCCCTTGGCATTGCACTGAGGGAAGCGGGCAGATGCTTAGGTAGCTCAAAATCTCTTGGTGAACCAGCGCTGCCCCTCATGAGCAGCAGGCGATTATGGCATTAGCACCGAGGCCTCCTTCGAAAAAGGGAAATTAAGGATTAATGTAGCATCATTCAAGAGATTCAGAAGATGCTCTTGAGAATAGTGTATGCTGCTGGTAGAAGAAATAACACATTGCTTTAGACTTCATATGTATAAGTAAATAACTGCACTAACTTTATTTAATGTTACACACACTGGCAAGACTTGCTCTTGACAAGACGCAAATATATATAGTAAAAACAGCATGATCCTTACAAGTAATCTGCTCCCTCCTGGTTCAGTTGAGACTTGCAATTCAAAAAGAGTGAGGATTGTTGCCCAGGTAGGAGGCCAAGAACATCTGAAATTATTTCTTTAGATTGTCTTAGGCTTTTCTGAGAGTCAGGTTCAAATCTGGGTTTGGGAGCTATCACTTCAAGTATGATCTGTTTTACCATTATACATTAGATTTGTCAATATCCTGTAACTTCCCCAGAAAGAAGAAGATCCTCCTTCAATTTGGCTTGTTACTGTACATATTTTGCAGGAcacaggggaggagaagagggtgCAGGAGATCAAAGGCATGGAAAGGGTTCAAGGGAGACAAAGAGGCAAACAAGAAAGGTGGAGTCTTAACCATGTTAAAGCCTTTACACATTTAAACATTTAACATGCTTAAAGTTTTCATTGTGGACAAAAGACTTCCACTGCATTCCCCTCCACCATCCATTGTCCTCCTTCTCAGTGCCATGGATCTTTTTTCTTTCGCTACCCCAAAACTTCTTATGGACTCAGTCTCTAGTAGGGGAGCCCTACTTTGGTGCGCCTCTTGAGAGCTATCAGAATGTATAGATTCTTGGGACCTGATTTTCATTGACATtaaggctgatttacaccacattGGCAGAATAAACGGGACTTAAAGTGTCAGTCCATTTTAAGGTCTCTACACTGCCAGGCCAGAACATTATTCTGATTCATGCAgtgtaaaatggatataataaTCTTTAATTTTATTCTGACAGAGTTCTACAAAAGAAGGAAATTTCCCCACCAAAAAGAAACCTCTCAAAAATGTTAATGTTGCAAGTGTGTTTCAATAGAGTCCTACTAACACCTAAAAATTTTACTTTAAGAAATtttacaccttttaaaaaaaaaaaaaagtttaaatgtaAGAAGTCTGGAAATGACTAGTTAAATGCAAATCTCCCAACCTTCAAACAAGCTTGTGGGTGATGTCATTAGATATTTGACTGcatctgtgtgtgttttttttcctgagtgctgtcccagctctgcacaaatagttggcacagcagaccttgatCAAACTGCACAATAACCACAGCGAAGGAacttggtcaggtttattgtTAACGAAGCATGGtcctaatgccctggctcaatggttacaggtacactaacacatgtatgcccgTTGCAATGGACTAGCTCAGTTAGTGGCAGGACTTTCCCTTATCCCCTAGGCcagccaaagacactccctctgagactTCATTTGATaccccaatacaaacaagttacatgtTGCCCCTCTGacagttactgccccctgacatgGGTTGTTACCACCCATtatcttgtacatgttggtttgatcaaaacatctctatccatcattctgtcatcctgaccttgtctttaggatgggtcagcatgttcctgttatctttaGGGAATGTACTGATATcgaggtgttctggtaccacccttctggaatgtgtttgcatgagtGCCCTGTGCCTACCACCGCCTAGCAatgtgtgtttttgcaatatcagccgtgttcttgccagattctgtgagctcGGCCTTCCTCTTGCTCACAACCTGATTTTGCTTTATGTCAGCAAAGCTTTAACCACTACTTTAgatcaggcctctgatacaagggcttatgtctcaggctctcttcctagtACAGGTGAAAGAAGTGATCAACATGTGTGAGAAATTACATAAAAAGGTGGAACACCTTTATTTTATTGCACATGCtataattgacaaattataacttttttaaaatatataacttGTTTTTAAGGATATATTCTCAGTTAAATAAACCAGTTgactctttttatttttgttaaagagattttataaaaacaaaaagcaggAAAACCAAATATGAAACCAAAAAGATCTTTACATGGGCTATCAGTAAAATTTGTTTGCTGGGTCTTCAGTTTCCCATCAGAAACCATGACCATTTGCATGAAGAGCATAACTGCTGTCCTCTATATGGACCAGTCACTAAAGGGGAACTTGACATACTTTGCTATTGGGTTACACAACTATTTGCTCGATATCACTAGAATTTTTGAGATCAGGAATCTTCggatcagttcctggctctggaaGAGGCTATGATCTGGAGGTTGGCAGTGGTGTGTGGT is part of the Mauremys mutica isolate MM-2020 ecotype Southern chromosome 8, ASM2049712v1, whole genome shotgun sequence genome and encodes:
- the LOC123375771 gene encoding uncharacterized protein LOC123375771, producing the protein MQANKFEVAFTGCVTRPHLPPPQGLTPSPAPEERGQKQGEKLRRFPSGSGRGGQDESHHRRAPGAERRRERARTQGRRRGCRRSKAWKGFKGDKEANKKGIFGSVPGSGRGYDLEVGSGVWSSGFRQHIKDKKFHAFVCLFFCTESLRDKIDKVICYILPQLPVTSLPPPHRSLLQAQSCPAEEGRVWAPLILQLNDVSWVLVPVVLRCCVLEAFLFSVQKIPSGVIGETWFPFPAILK